From a single Vibrio toranzoniae genomic region:
- the rbfA gene encoding 30S ribosome-binding factor RbfA, producing MSKEFSRTQRVSQQLQKELALILQREVRDSRIGMVTISDVEVSRDLAYAKVFVTFLCIGEQTPESCLAALKEHEVPVRMMLGKRIRHRLTPEVRFTYDNTLVEGMRMSNLVSEVLSDDKRKQEEAGRTDETQSKDEE from the coding sequence ATGTCAAAAGAATTTAGCCGCACACAACGTGTGTCCCAGCAGCTTCAAAAAGAACTTGCTCTTATCCTACAACGTGAAGTTCGTGACTCACGTATCGGTATGGTAACGATTTCAGACGTAGAAGTGTCTCGTGACCTTGCTTACGCAAAGGTGTTCGTGACTTTCCTATGTATCGGTGAGCAGACACCAGAATCTTGTTTAGCTGCGCTTAAAGAGCACGAAGTGCCAGTACGTATGATGCTAGGTAAACGTATTCGTCACCGCTTAACACCTGAAGTTCGCTTTACTTACGACAACACTTTGGTTGAAGGCATGCGCATGTCTAACTTAGTGAGTGAAGTACTAAGCGACGACAAGCGTAAGCAAGAAGAAGCGGGTCGTACTGACGAAACTCAGTCTAAGGACGAAGAGTAA
- the truB gene encoding tRNA pseudouridine(55) synthase TruB, giving the protein MARRRKGRPINGVILLDKPTGISSNDALQKVKRIYFAEKAGHTGALDPLATGMLPICLGEATKFSQFLLDSDKRYVVIAKLGERTNTSDSDGEVVETREVNVTQEQLERCIASFKGETDQIPSMFSALKYQGKPLYEYARAGIEVPRESRKITVYSIELLRFEGDEVEMEVHCSKGTYIRTITDDLGEMLGCGAHVTMLRRTGVAKYPYERMVTLEQLSEILEQAQAQEIAPKELLDPLLMPMDTAVEDLPEVNLNAELTDLVQHGMPVQVSGSPTEGTVRMTSGEEKLFVGVAQIAEDGRVAPKRLVVFRDEEPQA; this is encoded by the coding sequence ATGGCTCGCCGTCGTAAAGGTCGCCCAATTAACGGGGTAATTCTGTTAGATAAGCCGACAGGTATTTCATCTAATGATGCACTGCAAAAAGTAAAACGTATTTACTTTGCAGAGAAAGCAGGGCACACCGGTGCTCTGGATCCTCTTGCGACTGGTATGCTGCCAATTTGTCTTGGCGAAGCAACGAAGTTTTCTCAGTTTCTGCTAGATTCTGACAAGCGTTACGTAGTGATAGCCAAGCTTGGTGAGCGCACCAACACCTCAGACTCTGATGGTGAAGTAGTTGAAACGCGTGAAGTGAATGTGACTCAAGAGCAGCTTGAGCGTTGCATTGCAAGCTTCAAAGGTGAAACTGACCAAATCCCATCAATGTTCTCAGCATTGAAGTATCAAGGTAAGCCTTTGTACGAATATGCTCGTGCAGGCATTGAAGTGCCTCGAGAGTCTCGTAAGATCACGGTTTACTCTATTGAACTGCTTCGCTTTGAAGGTGATGAAGTTGAAATGGAAGTACATTGTTCGAAAGGTACTTACATTCGCACAATTACCGACGATCTTGGTGAAATGCTAGGTTGTGGTGCTCACGTGACCATGCTTCGTCGCACTGGTGTAGCAAAGTACCCCTACGAGCGTATGGTGACTTTGGAGCAGTTAAGCGAGATCCTAGAGCAAGCACAGGCGCAAGAAATTGCGCCAAAAGAGTTGCTTGATCCACTGTTGATGCCAATGGACACTGCTGTTGAAGACTTACCAGAAGTAAATTTGAATGCGGAACTGACTGACTTAGTCCAGCACGGTATGCCCGTTCAGGTTTCTGGATCGCCAACTGAAGGCACGGTTCGCATGACCAGTGGTGAAGAGAAGCTGTTTGTTGGCGTTGCTCAGATTGCTGAAGATGGCCGAGTTGCACCGAAGCGTTTGGTTGTTTTCAGAGATGAAGAGCCACAAGCGTAG
- the ubiU gene encoding ubiquinone anaerobic biosynthesis protein UbiU → MELLCPAGNLPALKTAIDCGADAVYIGFKDDTNARHFAGLNFAGKKLDRAVQYVHDRNKKVHVALNTFAHPYGFERWTNAVDNAAALGVDALIIADIAVLEYAANKYPDLELHLSVQASATNATAIDFYHKNFNVKRVVLPRVLSIHQVKQLSRNVTSDVDLEVFAFGSLCIMAEGRCYLSSYMTGESPNTVGACSPAKYVRWQETETGLESRLNEILIDKYVAGENAGYPTLCKGRFEAEIDGERKRYHALEEPTSLNTLSMLPELFAANVASVKIEGRQRSPAYVEQVTRTWRAAIDRYLANPEQYQVEQAWNATLANVSEGTQTTLGAYHRKWQ, encoded by the coding sequence ATGGAACTCTTATGCCCAGCGGGTAACTTACCTGCTCTGAAAACCGCCATTGATTGCGGTGCGGATGCTGTCTATATCGGATTCAAAGACGATACCAATGCCCGACACTTTGCAGGCCTAAACTTTGCGGGTAAAAAGCTCGATCGAGCGGTGCAGTATGTGCATGACCGCAACAAGAAAGTTCATGTTGCCTTAAATACGTTTGCTCACCCATATGGCTTCGAACGCTGGACTAATGCGGTAGACAACGCCGCCGCACTGGGTGTCGATGCGCTAATCATCGCAGATATCGCGGTACTCGAATATGCGGCAAACAAATATCCAGATCTTGAGCTGCATTTATCAGTACAAGCCTCAGCAACCAATGCGACGGCAATCGATTTCTACCACAAAAACTTCAATGTTAAACGTGTAGTATTGCCTCGGGTATTATCGATTCATCAGGTCAAACAGCTTTCTCGTAATGTCACTTCTGACGTTGACCTTGAAGTCTTCGCTTTTGGTAGCTTGTGCATCATGGCAGAAGGTCGTTGTTACCTCTCTTCCTACATGACCGGTGAATCACCCAATACGGTTGGCGCGTGTTCTCCTGCGAAATACGTTCGCTGGCAAGAAACAGAAACTGGCCTAGAGTCACGCTTGAATGAGATTCTTATCGACAAGTACGTAGCGGGCGAAAATGCGGGCTACCCAACGCTGTGTAAAGGTCGCTTTGAAGCGGAGATCGACGGTGAGCGTAAGCGTTACCACGCACTTGAAGAGCCGACTAGCCTTAACACACTCTCAATGTTGCCTGAGTTGTTCGCCGCGAATGTTGCTTCGGTGAAAATTGAAGGCCGCCAGCGGAGCCCGGCTTATGTTGAACAAGTAACTCGTACTTGGCGCGCGGCTATCGATCGCTACTTAGCAAATCCTGAACAATACCAAGTAGAACAAGCTTGGAATGCGACGTTGGCGAATGTATCGGAAGGTACACAAACCACGCTTGGCGCTTATCACCGTAAATGGCAATAG
- a CDS encoding U32 family peptidase, whose protein sequence is MKYALGPLLYFWPKQDVESFYEQAKSSSADIIYLGEAVCSKRREMKAKHWMDIAKELSASGKQVVLSTMALLEAPSEVNIMKKYIDNGDFAIEANDVSAIQLASESKVPFIVGPAVNTYNARTLNLFLKQGMTRWCMPVELSREWLSNVMTQCEELNIRNKFEVEVFSHGYLPLAYSARCFTARAENKAKDDCETCCIKYPTGLQVESQEGQSVFNLNGIQTQSGYCYNLVNDLPNMRDLVDVVRLSPLGIDTFSEINNFKANEHGQKPMTIESRQCNGYWHQLAGLDVKNI, encoded by the coding sequence ATGAAATACGCATTAGGCCCTCTACTTTATTTCTGGCCAAAACAAGACGTTGAAAGCTTCTATGAGCAAGCAAAATCAAGCTCTGCTGATATCATCTATCTAGGTGAAGCGGTGTGTTCAAAACGTCGTGAGATGAAAGCGAAACATTGGATGGACATTGCTAAAGAGCTGTCTGCTTCAGGTAAGCAAGTGGTGCTGTCGACCATGGCATTGCTCGAAGCGCCAAGCGAAGTCAACATCATGAAGAAGTACATTGATAACGGTGACTTCGCGATTGAAGCCAATGACGTGTCTGCGATTCAACTGGCGAGCGAAAGCAAAGTACCTTTTATTGTCGGCCCTGCGGTAAATACCTATAACGCGCGAACGCTGAACTTGTTCCTAAAGCAAGGGATGACACGTTGGTGTATGCCGGTTGAGCTTTCTCGCGAATGGCTAAGCAACGTAATGACACAGTGTGAAGAACTCAATATTCGTAATAAGTTCGAAGTCGAAGTATTTAGCCACGGTTACTTGCCTCTTGCTTACTCAGCACGTTGCTTTACGGCTCGCGCAGAGAACAAAGCTAAAGACGATTGCGAAACTTGTTGTATCAAGTACCCAACAGGGCTACAAGTCGAAAGCCAAGAAGGCCAGTCGGTATTCAACCTTAATGGTATCCAGACCCAATCGGGCTACTGCTACAACCTAGTGAATGATTTACCCAACATGCGCGATCTGGTTGATGTGGTTCGTTTAAGCCCGCTAGGTATCGATACCTTCTCTGAGATCAACAACTTCAAAGCCAATGAGCATGGCCAAAAACCAATGACCATTGAAAGCCGTCAATGTAATGGTTACTGGCATCAGCTTGCAGGTTTAGACGTAAAAAACATCTAG
- a CDS encoding MATE family efflux transporter, with product MSNSISRQFWRYTIPTVAAMLVNGLYQVVDGIFIGRYVGADGLAGINVAWPVIGSILGIGMLVGVGTGALVSIRQGEKDTQGAKQILATGLTLLLAITPIVSALLYLFADNFLLWQGAEGRVYELGLQYLHILIGASVFTLGSIAMPFLLRNDDSPNLATILMIVGAVINIVLDYLFIALFGWELMGAALATAIAQFVVTGLGLAYFFSRRANLRLRWNELRLKLSVIPQIFAIGTSSFFMYAYGSMMVAMHNALFSQYGDQLMIGAYAILGYIVTVYYLTAEGIANGMQPLVSYNHGARNQANIRKLLKIAMLSSVLIGVAFVLLLNAFPREFVSVFNSDEPQLVEYTVLGIRLHMFALALDGFLVVAGAYYQAVNKGSKAMFVMLGNMLIQLPFLYIMPKLYGVPGIWIAYPLSNIALSVIVMVMLYKDVKKLDVSPMETAMA from the coding sequence ATGAGTAACTCAATTAGTCGTCAATTTTGGCGATACACGATCCCTACCGTGGCGGCGATGTTGGTTAATGGCCTGTACCAAGTGGTGGATGGCATTTTCATTGGCCGTTATGTTGGCGCTGACGGACTCGCGGGTATTAACGTCGCGTGGCCTGTGATTGGTTCGATTCTCGGCATTGGTATGCTGGTGGGCGTAGGTACTGGTGCGCTTGTCTCGATTCGCCAAGGCGAAAAAGACACTCAAGGTGCTAAACAGATCCTGGCGACCGGTCTAACCTTGCTACTGGCGATAACGCCGATTGTTTCAGCGTTACTGTATCTGTTTGCTGATAACTTTTTGCTTTGGCAGGGGGCAGAAGGGCGTGTGTACGAACTTGGCCTGCAATATTTACACATCCTGATTGGCGCTAGTGTCTTCACTTTGGGTTCTATCGCGATGCCGTTTTTGCTGCGTAATGATGACAGCCCGAACTTAGCCACGATATTGATGATTGTTGGTGCGGTGATTAATATCGTTCTGGATTACCTGTTTATCGCTCTGTTTGGTTGGGAATTAATGGGCGCGGCACTAGCAACAGCCATTGCACAATTTGTGGTAACGGGTTTGGGTCTGGCTTACTTCTTCTCACGTCGAGCAAATTTACGCTTACGTTGGAATGAGTTGCGACTGAAGCTCTCGGTTATCCCACAGATCTTCGCGATTGGTACATCAAGCTTCTTTATGTATGCCTATGGTTCGATGATGGTGGCGATGCACAATGCGTTGTTCTCTCAATATGGCGACCAGTTAATGATTGGTGCTTACGCTATCTTGGGCTACATCGTGACGGTTTATTACCTCACGGCTGAAGGTATCGCCAACGGTATGCAGCCATTAGTGAGTTACAACCACGGTGCGCGTAACCAAGCGAATATTCGTAAGCTACTTAAGATTGCTATGCTGAGTTCAGTATTGATTGGTGTGGCGTTTGTGTTGCTTCTCAACGCGTTCCCACGTGAGTTTGTGTCAGTCTTTAACTCAGACGAACCACAGCTAGTAGAGTACACTGTGTTGGGTATTCGACTACACATGTTTGCATTGGCGCTTGATGGTTTCTTAGTGGTTGCGGGCGCTTATTACCAAGCGGTCAACAAGGGCAGTAAAGCGATGTTTGTTATGCTAGGCAATATGCTTATCCAGTTACCTTTCTTGTACATCATGCCTAAGTTGTACGGTGTTCCGGGGATTTGGATTGCGTACCCACTGTCTAATATTGCGCTAAGTGTGATAGTGATGGTGATGCTCTACAAAGACGTAAAGAAGCTCGATGTTTCACCGATGGAAACAGCGATGGCATAG
- a CDS encoding MarR family winged helix-turn-helix transcriptional regulator has protein sequence MLNQNLEKIERFASKIWRTQANEDPICQLSYNEYDYLKVIQTSPEPIRLTDLATEMQVTKPSATTMVQRLERKGLVMRKASLEDARSKLVVLTNKAELSLEEESKIYQVMAQILESRLSEQESKQLNLLLDKALK, from the coding sequence ATGCTAAACCAGAATTTAGAAAAGATTGAGCGCTTCGCCTCTAAGATATGGCGAACTCAGGCGAATGAAGATCCTATCTGTCAATTGAGCTATAACGAATATGACTACTTGAAGGTTATTCAGACTTCTCCAGAACCAATCCGATTGACCGACCTTGCGACTGAAATGCAGGTGACTAAGCCTTCAGCGACCACCATGGTTCAACGGCTTGAGAGAAAAGGCCTCGTTATGCGCAAAGCGTCTCTAGAAGATGCAAGATCCAAGTTAGTGGTACTGACCAATAAAGCGGAACTGAGCTTAGAAGAAGAAAGTAAAATCTATCAGGTGATGGCTCAAATACTGGAAAGCCGTTTGTCTGAGCAAGAATCTAAGCAACTGAACCTACTATTAGACAAAGCTTTGAAATAA
- the rpsO gene encoding 30S ribosomal protein S15: MSLNAETKAAIVAEYAQSEGDTGSPEVQVALLTASINHLQGHFKAHKHDHHSRRGLLRMVSSRRKLLDYLKGKNLARYQDLIKRLGLRR; the protein is encoded by the coding sequence ATGTCTCTGAATGCAGAAACTAAAGCAGCAATCGTTGCAGAATACGCACAATCTGAAGGCGACACAGGTTCACCAGAAGTACAAGTAGCACTACTTACTGCTTCTATCAACCACCTACAAGGTCACTTCAAAGCGCACAAACACGATCACCACAGCCGTCGTGGTCTACTACGTATGGTTTCTAGCCGTCGTAAGCTTCTTGATTACTTGAAAGGTAAAAACCTTGCTCGTTACCAAGACCTAATCAAGCGTCTAGGCCTACGTCGCTAA
- the pnp gene encoding polyribonucleotide nucleotidyltransferase, whose protein sequence is MFEKPVVKSFQYGNHTVTLETGVMARQATAAVMATMDDTSVFVSVVAKKEAVAGQDFFPLTVNYQERTYAAGKIPGGFFKREGRPSESETLTARLIDRPIRPLFPSAFKNEVQVIATVVSINPDVNPDMITMIATSAALAISGAPFNGPIGAARVGHIDGELVLNPSNTELENSKLDLVVSGTEGAVLMVESEADNLSEEEMLSAVVYGHDQQQVVIKAINEFAAEVATPSWNWEAPAVNTELKAKVAEQAETRLSDAYQITEKMARYEQVGAIKNDVVEALIAQDENLDEREIRGMLGSLEKNVVRSRIIAGNPRIDGREKDMVRALDVRTGVLPRTHGSSLFTRGETQALVTATLGTQRDAQIIDSLMGEKKDNFLLHYNFPPYCVGETGFVGSPKRREIGHGKLAKRGIAAVMPSVDEFPYTVRVVSEITESNGSSSMASVCGTSLALMDAGVPIKASVAGIAMGLVKEGDDFVVLSDILGDEDHLGDMDFKVAGTNAGITALQMDIKIEGITKEIMQIALNQAQGARKHILSVMDEAISGAREDISEFAPRIHTMKISSDKIKDVIGKGGAVIRALCEETGTTIEIEDDGTIKIAATEGAAAKEAIRRIEEITAEVEVGRIYQGKVARLADFGAFVTILPGKDGLVHISQIADKRVEKVSDYLTEGQEVPVKVLEIDRQGRVRLSMKEAVETPAEGEAPAAE, encoded by the coding sequence ATGTTTGAAAAACCAGTTGTAAAATCGTTCCAGTACGGTAACCACACCGTTACTCTAGAGACGGGCGTAATGGCACGTCAAGCTACTGCTGCTGTAATGGCAACGATGGATGATACATCAGTATTCGTTTCTGTTGTTGCTAAGAAAGAAGCTGTTGCGGGTCAAGATTTCTTCCCTCTAACCGTTAACTACCAAGAGCGTACATACGCTGCGGGTAAAATCCCTGGTGGTTTCTTCAAGCGTGAAGGTCGCCCTTCTGAAAGCGAAACGCTAACAGCTCGTCTGATTGACCGTCCAATTCGTCCACTTTTCCCAAGTGCGTTCAAAAACGAAGTTCAAGTTATCGCTACGGTTGTTTCTATCAACCCTGACGTAAACCCAGACATGATCACTATGATCGCAACGTCTGCTGCGCTTGCTATCTCTGGTGCTCCATTCAATGGTCCTATCGGTGCTGCACGTGTTGGTCACATCGATGGCGAACTTGTTCTTAACCCATCAAATACTGAGCTTGAAAACTCTAAACTAGACCTAGTTGTGTCTGGTACAGAAGGCGCAGTACTTATGGTTGAATCTGAAGCAGATAACCTATCTGAAGAAGAAATGCTTTCAGCTGTTGTTTACGGTCACGACCAACAACAAGTTGTAATCAAAGCGATCAACGAATTTGCAGCTGAAGTTGCAACTCCATCTTGGAACTGGGAAGCACCAGCAGTTAACACTGAGCTTAAAGCTAAAGTTGCTGAGCAAGCTGAAACTCGTCTATCTGACGCGTACCAGATCACTGAGAAAATGGCTCGTTACGAGCAAGTTGGCGCAATCAAGAACGACGTTGTTGAAGCTCTAATTGCACAAGACGAAAACCTAGATGAGCGCGAAATCCGTGGCATGCTTGGTTCTCTAGAGAAAAACGTAGTACGTAGCCGCATCATCGCTGGCAACCCACGTATTGACGGCCGTGAAAAAGATATGGTTCGTGCGCTAGACGTACGTACTGGTGTTCTTCCACGTACACACGGTTCTTCTCTATTCACTCGTGGTGAAACTCAAGCACTTGTTACTGCAACGCTTGGTACACAACGTGATGCACAAATCATCGACAGTCTAATGGGTGAGAAGAAAGACAACTTCCTTCTGCACTACAACTTCCCTCCATACTGTGTAGGTGAAACTGGCTTCGTTGGTTCTCCTAAGCGTCGTGAAATTGGTCACGGTAAGCTTGCTAAACGTGGCATTGCAGCGGTAATGCCTTCTGTTGACGAATTCCCATACACAGTTCGTGTTGTATCGGAAATCACAGAATCTAACGGTTCTTCTTCAATGGCTTCTGTATGTGGTACATCTCTAGCACTTATGGATGCTGGTGTTCCAATCAAAGCTTCTGTTGCGGGTATCGCGATGGGCCTTGTTAAAGAAGGCGACGATTTCGTTGTTCTTTCTGATATCCTTGGCGACGAAGATCACCTAGGTGACATGGACTTTAAAGTAGCAGGTACTAACGCTGGTATCACTGCACTTCAAATGGACATCAAGATCGAAGGTATCACTAAAGAGATCATGCAAATTGCACTTAACCAAGCGCAAGGTGCACGTAAGCACATCCTTTCTGTAATGGATGAAGCTATCTCTGGTGCTCGTGAAGATATCTCTGAATTCGCTCCACGTATCCACACAATGAAAATCAGCTCTGATAAGATCAAAGATGTTATCGGTAAAGGCGGCGCAGTTATCCGTGCTCTTTGTGAAGAAACGGGTACTACAATCGAAATCGAAGACGATGGCACAATCAAGATTGCTGCTACTGAAGGCGCAGCTGCTAAAGAAGCTATCCGTCGTATCGAAGAGATCACTGCTGAAGTTGAAGTTGGCCGTATTTACCAAGGTAAAGTTGCTCGTCTAGCTGACTTCGGTGCATTCGTTACTATCCTTCCAGGTAAAGATGGTCTAGTACACATCTCTCAAATCGCTGACAAGCGTGTTGAGAAAGTGTCTGACTACCTAACTGAAGGTCAAGAAGTGCCTGTTAAGGTTCTTGAAATTGACCGTCAAGGCCGTGTACGTCTAAGCATGAAAGAAGCAGTTGAAACGCCAGCTGAAGGCGAAGCACCTGCTGCTGAGTAA
- the nlpI gene encoding lipoprotein NlpI yields the protein MKWFQTASMCLLLVLTGCATTSDNNSRWVYPPMAVPLQPSVQQEVQIARLSQLLQRPDLNDEVRAKMLFERGNYYDSVGLRDLARLDFNQSLSLKPAQPDIFNLLGVYFTQVGEFDAAYESFDSTLELDPANSYAERNRSIALYYGERYDLANEEMMKHYDDDPSDPFRALWLYIIQHELTPEQAKLDLQKRYESRDEQWGWVLVAIMLDDITEEQAFKAILTGTRDNTLLAQRLTETYFYLAKRYHMNGDYANAISLYKLAVSFNVYEYVEHRYSFLELSRIFTTLKAEHLAQAKLAEAEEEANAR from the coding sequence GTGAAATGGTTTCAAACCGCGAGTATGTGTTTACTGCTTGTACTAACAGGTTGTGCGACAACATCAGATAACAACTCACGTTGGGTTTATCCACCGATGGCTGTGCCACTGCAACCAAGCGTTCAGCAAGAAGTTCAAATTGCACGCCTTAGTCAGTTATTACAGCGCCCAGATTTAAACGATGAAGTTCGAGCTAAGATGCTGTTTGAACGTGGTAATTACTACGACAGTGTTGGCCTGCGTGACTTAGCGCGTCTGGACTTCAATCAGTCTCTTTCATTGAAGCCAGCTCAACCTGATATCTTCAATCTTTTGGGTGTTTACTTTACGCAGGTAGGGGAGTTTGATGCCGCTTATGAATCTTTTGATTCGACGTTAGAGCTTGATCCTGCAAACTCATATGCAGAAAGGAATCGGTCTATTGCACTCTACTATGGCGAGCGTTACGACTTAGCCAATGAAGAGATGATGAAGCACTATGACGATGATCCTAGCGATCCGTTTCGCGCTCTTTGGTTGTACATCATTCAGCATGAGCTAACGCCAGAGCAAGCTAAGCTTGATTTGCAAAAACGTTACGAGAGCCGTGATGAGCAGTGGGGCTGGGTATTAGTCGCGATTATGCTTGATGACATTACTGAAGAACAGGCTTTCAAGGCGATCTTAACCGGCACTCGTGACAACACGTTACTTGCGCAGCGACTAACAGAAACGTACTTCTACCTTGCGAAGCGTTACCACATGAATGGTGACTACGCGAATGCTATCTCTTTGTACAAGTTAGCGGTTTCTTTTAACGTGTATGAATACGTAGAACACCGTTACTCTTTCTTAGAGTTAAGCCGTATCTTTACTACGCTTAAAGCCGAACACTTAGCTCAAGCTAAGTTGGCAGAAGCGGAAGAAGAAGCTAACGCTCGATAA